Proteins encoded by one window of Akkermansia muciniphila ATCC BAA-835:
- a CDS encoding rod shape-determining protein, translating into MSSFFQKIVKLFSYDIGIDLGTANTLVNVKDQGIVLREPSVVAVKGDKVLAVGDEAKRMLGRTPGSVTAIRPLKDGVIADFYITEEMLRYFIKKATARYYLIKPRVLIAIPSGITEVERRAVKESAEAAGARRVHLIEEPMAAAIGVGLPVQEAAGNMIVDIGGGTTEVALISLSGIVYSRSVRCAGDELDDAIISYMRRTYNLMVGERTAEDIKIRIGSAYPLPQELSIEVKGRDLVAGLPKTVTIRSEEVREALTEQLNTIVDAVRTTLERCPPELAADLVDRGIVLAGGGALLRGLDQLLHEQTGLPIHIAEDPLSAVAEGTGKALQELDFFTNVTDAED; encoded by the coding sequence ATGTCATCTTTCTTTCAGAAAATTGTCAAACTTTTCTCCTATGACATTGGCATTGACCTGGGCACCGCCAACACCCTGGTCAACGTCAAGGACCAGGGCATCGTTCTGCGCGAGCCTTCGGTTGTCGCCGTCAAGGGGGACAAGGTTCTGGCCGTGGGAGACGAAGCCAAGCGCATGCTGGGCCGCACCCCCGGCTCCGTCACGGCCATCCGGCCGTTGAAGGACGGCGTCATCGCCGATTTCTACATCACGGAGGAAATGCTCCGCTACTTCATCAAAAAAGCCACGGCCAGGTACTACCTGATTAAGCCGCGCGTGCTCATCGCCATCCCCTCCGGCATTACGGAAGTGGAACGCAGGGCCGTCAAGGAATCCGCGGAAGCGGCCGGAGCCCGCCGCGTGCATCTGATTGAAGAACCCATGGCCGCCGCCATCGGTGTAGGCCTTCCGGTTCAGGAAGCTGCGGGCAACATGATTGTGGACATCGGCGGCGGCACGACGGAAGTGGCGCTTATTTCCCTTTCCGGCATCGTTTACAGCCGTTCCGTCCGCTGCGCCGGGGATGAACTGGACGACGCCATCATCTCCTACATGAGGAGAACCTACAATCTCATGGTCGGGGAACGTACTGCCGAAGACATCAAAATCCGTATCGGCTCCGCCTATCCCCTGCCTCAGGAACTCTCTATCGAGGTCAAGGGCCGCGACCTGGTCGCGGGCCTGCCCAAGACAGTGACGATTCGATCGGAAGAAGTGCGTGAAGCGCTCACGGAACAGCTCAACACGATTGTTGACGCCGTGCGGACGACTTTGGAACGCTGCCCCCCTGAACTGGCCGCCGACCTTGTGGACCGGGGGATTGTTCTGGCTGGAGGAGGCGCTCTGCTGCGCGGTCTGGATCAGCTCCTGCATGAACAGACGGGACTGCCCATCCACATTGCGGAAGACCCTCTGAGCGCTGTTGCGGAAGGTACCGGGAAAGCCCTCCAGGAACTGGACTTCTTCACTAATGTTACTGATGCGGAAGACTAA
- a CDS encoding Rne/Rng family ribonuclease, with protein MLKKIKRAFGFGSCDPMEGSTIIINAEKLERRVALLENGVLEEYTIEREGEDNIVGGIFKGRVKNIEPGLKAMFVDIGQEKNAFLHFWDALPAALDSSLEEIEREGRPKKQQRKITSKDIPDIYPIGSEIMVQVTKGPIGTKGPRVTTNVSLAGRYLVLMPFTDQFGISRKIEDPKERLRLRQIMQKLNVPDGMGIIMRTVAQGQRYRHFVRDLAMLLEQWYSVEEKKEANPAPVCVYKEPDLIERTARDFLTDTVDNIICDNAETTEHMRAIAGKISRRAKRHIQHFPVRTPIFEELGIEKQINEAFQRQVLLPCGGYLVIDETEALIAIDVNTGRNKGTKDLDKTILDTNLEAAYEIARQLRLRNIGGLVVVDFIDMRHRKDQQAVYKAMKDRLKRDKAKTQVLQITPIGLMEMTRQRLNESLRESVHDPCPYCGGRGRVKSVMTMSVEIQRQIYACIQKYRDTIGDMVIVVNSEVLSRFKNEDASLLMELERQHSGRLIFRGDHNQHRESFAIYDARYDNKPLYQSGQ; from the coding sequence ATGCTTAAAAAAATCAAACGGGCCTTCGGCTTCGGATCCTGCGATCCCATGGAAGGCTCCACTATCATCATCAATGCCGAAAAGCTCGAACGCCGCGTAGCCCTTCTGGAAAACGGCGTATTGGAAGAATACACCATCGAGCGCGAAGGCGAAGACAACATCGTAGGCGGCATTTTCAAAGGCCGTGTCAAGAACATCGAACCGGGCCTCAAAGCCATGTTCGTGGACATCGGGCAGGAAAAAAACGCCTTTCTGCACTTCTGGGACGCGCTTCCCGCCGCACTGGACTCCAGCCTGGAAGAAATCGAACGCGAAGGCCGTCCGAAAAAACAGCAGCGCAAAATCACGTCCAAAGACATCCCGGACATCTATCCCATCGGCTCTGAAATCATGGTGCAGGTCACCAAAGGACCGATCGGCACCAAGGGTCCCCGTGTCACAACGAACGTATCCCTGGCGGGACGCTACCTGGTCCTGATGCCTTTTACGGACCAGTTCGGCATCTCCCGTAAAATTGAAGACCCCAAAGAGCGCCTGCGCCTGCGCCAGATCATGCAGAAACTGAATGTTCCGGACGGAATGGGCATCATCATGCGCACGGTGGCCCAGGGCCAGCGCTACCGCCACTTTGTCCGCGACCTCGCCATGCTGCTGGAACAATGGTACAGCGTGGAAGAAAAGAAGGAGGCCAATCCGGCCCCCGTCTGCGTGTACAAGGAGCCGGACCTGATTGAACGCACGGCACGGGATTTCCTTACGGACACCGTAGACAACATCATCTGCGACAACGCGGAAACCACGGAACACATGCGCGCCATTGCCGGAAAAATCTCGCGCCGCGCCAAGCGCCACATCCAGCACTTCCCCGTGCGCACGCCTATCTTTGAAGAACTGGGAATTGAAAAACAAATCAATGAAGCTTTCCAGCGCCAGGTGCTCCTGCCCTGCGGAGGCTACCTGGTGATTGACGAAACGGAGGCGCTGATCGCCATTGACGTCAACACCGGACGCAACAAGGGCACCAAGGATCTGGACAAGACCATTCTGGATACCAATCTGGAAGCCGCCTATGAAATCGCCCGCCAGCTTCGCCTGCGCAACATCGGCGGTCTGGTGGTGGTGGACTTTATCGACATGCGCCACAGGAAGGACCAGCAGGCCGTTTATAAGGCCATGAAGGACCGCCTGAAACGGGACAAGGCAAAAACCCAGGTACTGCAGATCACCCCCATCGGCCTGATGGAAATGACGCGCCAGCGGCTCAACGAGAGCCTCAGGGAATCCGTTCATGATCCGTGCCCGTACTGCGGAGGCAGGGGCCGCGTCAAATCCGTGATGACCATGAGCGTGGAAATTCAGCGGCAAATTTACGCCTGCATCCAGAAATACCGGGATACCATCGGAGACATGGTCATCGTCGTCAACTCGGAAGTGCTCTCCCGCTTCAAGAATGAAGACGCCAGCCTGCTCATGGAACTGGAACGCCAGCACAGCGGAAGGCTGATTTTCCGGGGCGACCACAACCAGCACCGCGAATCCTTCGCCATTTACGACGCCCGATACGACAACAAACCCCTCTACCAGTCCGGGCAATAG